In one Arthrobacter jinronghuae genomic region, the following are encoded:
- a CDS encoding acyltransferase family protein, which yields MTNQFSAPQRSEELRSATGKAAKAGYRPEVQGLRAVAVLMVASYHIWFDRVSGGVDVFLLISAFLLSLSFIRKVEDGRPLRLGQYWIHVFKRLLPAVSVVLVGTLIATALFVPRSRWTEILSQSWSSLLYFQNWALAADSVDYYAADHSGASPLQHFWSLSVQGQVFILWPILFALSAVLARAGRKPFRRIVLYVFGTVFAVSLAFSVHETYTNQAHAYFDTRTRLWEFAFGTLLALALPYLKPGKGLRIAAGWLGLAAILSCGFLLDVQGAFPGFVALWPLVAAALVIVAGQTGSRFGADRFLSWGPLVRMGDMSYALYLWHWPVLVIYLIFRDRTSAGPLSGAAIIIVSLTLAYLTTRLVERPLRTMDWVQRSTLNGVVAIAVCAAVVAVPVFSAQTALRVQGERLLAGADRNNPGAAALDPGFFYLGDEDATVLPTADVVGGDYVSLEEGCTGRYATDAEMLQGYGCSGIVSQENPERTIVAVGNSHVQQLVAGLAPLAAERNWALIALVKGGCQLESSRETYSQECNERNEQAMEYISELKPDAVLTTATYSIAGPPYELLPGGFGSVAQDIVSQGIKLVGVRDTPRYTFDMAQCPETHGIDSAECNPPYESVRNTDFSSIQAIGSVVPEMGTIDIDDLVCPNGTCPAVIGNVRVYLDDNHLSRTYVESMAPQFAERFLKAVGW from the coding sequence GTGACTAATCAGTTTTCTGCTCCCCAGAGAAGCGAGGAGCTGCGTTCCGCAACGGGCAAGGCAGCGAAAGCCGGCTATCGACCCGAGGTACAGGGTCTTCGGGCGGTTGCAGTGCTCATGGTGGCCAGCTATCACATCTGGTTCGACAGGGTCTCCGGTGGTGTTGACGTCTTCCTTCTGATTTCTGCCTTCCTGCTTTCACTGTCCTTCATCCGGAAGGTGGAAGATGGGCGGCCCCTGAGATTGGGGCAGTACTGGATCCACGTCTTCAAAAGACTGCTGCCCGCCGTCTCGGTCGTGCTCGTGGGAACCCTCATCGCCACGGCGTTGTTCGTCCCCCGGAGCCGGTGGACCGAAATCCTTTCCCAGTCCTGGTCGTCCCTGCTTTACTTCCAAAACTGGGCACTGGCGGCGGACTCGGTGGATTACTACGCTGCGGACCACAGCGGAGCGAGTCCGCTCCAGCATTTCTGGTCGCTCTCGGTCCAAGGGCAGGTCTTCATTCTGTGGCCGATATTATTTGCGCTTTCTGCCGTGCTGGCCAGGGCAGGACGGAAACCGTTCCGAAGGATTGTCCTGTACGTCTTCGGAACGGTCTTTGCAGTCTCCTTGGCGTTCTCGGTTCATGAAACGTACACGAACCAGGCACACGCCTACTTCGATACCCGGACGCGCCTATGGGAGTTCGCCTTCGGCACCTTGCTTGCGCTGGCCCTTCCCTACCTGAAACCGGGTAAAGGACTCCGGATCGCGGCCGGCTGGCTTGGACTCGCCGCGATCCTTAGCTGCGGCTTCCTCCTCGATGTTCAGGGTGCCTTCCCGGGTTTTGTAGCCCTTTGGCCGTTGGTGGCGGCAGCACTGGTGATTGTTGCCGGACAGACCGGCAGTCGTTTCGGTGCGGACCGGTTCCTGTCGTGGGGTCCGTTGGTTCGGATGGGGGACATGTCCTATGCCCTGTATCTCTGGCACTGGCCTGTACTGGTCATTTACCTGATCTTCCGGGACCGGACGTCCGCAGGCCCGTTGTCCGGCGCCGCAATCATCATCGTCTCGCTTACGCTCGCCTACCTGACGACGAGGTTGGTCGAGCGTCCCTTGCGGACCATGGATTGGGTGCAGCGCAGTACGTTAAACGGGGTTGTGGCCATTGCCGTCTGCGCCGCGGTAGTTGCTGTTCCCGTTTTTTCGGCGCAGACCGCGCTCCGGGTGCAGGGCGAGAGGCTGCTGGCCGGTGCGGATCGGAATAACCCGGGCGCGGCGGCCCTGGACCCAGGCTTCTTTTACCTGGGGGATGAGGACGCAACGGTGCTGCCGACTGCTGATGTAGTCGGGGGTGACTATGTCAGTCTCGAGGAGGGCTGCACCGGTCGATACGCCACAGACGCAGAGATGCTCCAGGGGTATGGCTGTTCGGGCATTGTCAGTCAGGAAAATCCGGAACGGACGATCGTTGCAGTGGGCAACAGCCACGTTCAGCAGCTTGTGGCCGGCCTGGCGCCTTTGGCAGCAGAACGCAACTGGGCCTTGATTGCCCTGGTCAAGGGCGGCTGCCAGCTGGAATCCTCCCGGGAAACCTATTCCCAGGAATGCAACGAACGTAACGAGCAGGCCATGGAGTACATCTCGGAGCTGAAGCCCGACGCCGTCCTGACTACGGCCACTTACTCCATCGCAGGCCCCCCGTATGAACTCCTCCCGGGTGGTTTTGGCTCCGTGGCACAGGACATCGTGTCGCAGGGGATCAAGCTGGTTGGTGTGCGGGACACTCCGCGGTACACGTTTGATATGGCTCAGTGCCCGGAAACCCACGGCATCGACTCAGCAGAGTGCAATCCGCCCTATGAGAGCGTGCGGAATACGGACTTCAGTTCTATTCAGGCTATCGGCAGTGTGGTCCCGGAAATGGGAACCATCGACATTGATGACCTCGTCTGTCCCAACGGGACCTGCCCCGCAGTCATCGGTAATGTGCGGGTGTATTTGGACGATAATCACCTGTCCAGGACGTACGTTGAAAGCATGGCACCCCAGTTCGCCGAGAGATTCCTGAAAGCCGTCGGATGGTGA
- a CDS encoding FtsK/SpoIIIE domain-containing protein, which produces MLLHVTLAAAPGRHLPDTPEHSNNRPLVIKLTDNPTGRGVAALLKERYGQGLYTVHGTRVEDLTPGTAPLVDGAVILSSPTSAQGPPVGASGVGAATLLLAVCTGPDAGNIICLQRGTYTIGRLAAEAAGYGPRIGIADPALSRHHAQLVVGAESVTIRDSGSANGTWVDGRRIRTAAVDTGSIIRLGYSSCRLCIPGAHREDEATADNPFEPLTVRFAEQGQKTGLLLTGALLPLILGIVLALATGMWMFLAFSAVSAVTALIAAGGSRRRHREHAAGVAEAAREDGRRRRLAAPDPGATALAAELGHLPGGITGAPGVYPVRIGAGDQPANVAAVPAPPRFSPPQIPEAPVILALGKDRDICLEGSPQDTAAVGRTILLQAAAGSGLHILCLGTASELELDARFLPGVRLAALPAASSSTVAAAAVRLRALLADLPAEAAEGPPALMLFIHRSWAEYAGQLLQGLPESQRAHTSIVRSGGPPAPVTVSLLAGRGTLVSGTHTLSFVPDLVQRRTFERLSRALAARPRPVPHPAQVDGPGKLPPAAAFEEFHAPSEEMLLNGWLHGSRGAVVGVAASGPVTLDLDKDGPHFLVAGTTGSGKSEFLRTFVGSLAASLPPTSFTVLLIDFKGGSGLGPLAALPHSVGLLTDFSAANVARALVSLRAEVRRREALLAGSGADNLSAYNSARSRKGGLPRLLVVVDEFRMLADEVPTALPELLRIAAIGRSLGLHLLLATQRPQGAITTDIRANLSTSIALRVQSAAESRDVINTDSAAAIPPDLPGRAFLSRGGRPPNAFQSLSTSLCGGTGESLLMELHEYLASAGSGSATEATGDPDALKRMVSAIRAAADSGKYPAPFSPVQPPLPSALTTDLLTRSIADRPEPLPQGLVLGLLDEPEKQRRRLLDWHPGRDSHLALLGAARSGAPDSLGLVAAKHLTELPGRHIYVLDADGSLAWLAAVDQTGAYVVPQDIRRAERVLAYLAAELLQRLTPTVSPTAPRATGVTGGTTPGMTLIITGWARWCASFRSGRGMSGEDDLADLIRDGERADICVVLAGDREVLNARFFPLVPNRMFFPADASAETLLAWPRLPPMDRVRQRALVQGRCGTAEGLSAQLLVPEVPLHPEQWLPLPPGIERPHRIESLPAFVLPEALGPPASADWLPVGVSGDELETAAVRIPSGSVYLVAGPRGSGRSSFLRQLQRSADPALECRLVSGPEEMDRAAAILDQPGNELSRFLVLVDDADFLPASFHQKLAELQNRGARLVLVAAPGHQLTMRVPLALQIRSAPRGALLRPEAPSDGDIFGIRIEPGTRRPPGRCYLVAGTEVLEAQAAYAPAG; this is translated from the coding sequence GTGCTGCTTCACGTGACCCTTGCCGCGGCACCCGGCCGGCACCTTCCCGATACGCCGGAGCACAGCAACAATCGCCCCCTGGTGATAAAACTCACAGATAATCCGACCGGACGCGGCGTCGCCGCCCTGCTCAAGGAGCGTTACGGACAGGGCCTCTACACGGTCCACGGAACCAGGGTGGAGGATCTGACCCCTGGCACTGCCCCGTTGGTCGACGGGGCAGTGATTCTGTCTTCCCCCACCTCGGCGCAAGGACCTCCCGTCGGTGCGTCCGGCGTTGGTGCCGCCACGCTGCTTCTAGCGGTCTGCACGGGGCCGGACGCCGGAAACATCATCTGCCTGCAGCGGGGTACCTACACCATCGGCCGTCTGGCTGCAGAGGCGGCCGGATACGGCCCCAGGATCGGCATCGCAGACCCGGCCCTCTCCCGGCACCACGCGCAGCTTGTGGTCGGGGCGGAGTCCGTGACCATCCGGGATTCGGGATCGGCCAACGGCACGTGGGTTGATGGCCGCCGCATCCGCACGGCCGCCGTGGATACCGGATCAATCATCCGGCTCGGCTACAGCAGCTGCCGTCTGTGTATTCCCGGTGCCCACCGGGAAGACGAGGCCACGGCGGATAACCCCTTCGAGCCGCTGACGGTCCGGTTCGCGGAACAGGGGCAAAAGACCGGACTTCTCCTGACCGGAGCTCTGCTCCCTCTGATCCTCGGAATAGTGCTGGCGCTGGCCACGGGAATGTGGATGTTCCTGGCCTTCAGTGCGGTTTCCGCGGTCACTGCCTTGATCGCGGCCGGCGGATCCCGGCGCCGGCACCGGGAACACGCCGCCGGCGTGGCCGAGGCAGCACGGGAGGACGGCAGGCGCCGCCGGCTGGCTGCACCGGATCCCGGAGCAACTGCCCTGGCCGCGGAACTGGGCCATCTGCCCGGCGGCATCACGGGTGCCCCCGGCGTTTACCCGGTCCGGATCGGAGCCGGGGACCAGCCCGCAAACGTGGCAGCGGTACCCGCACCACCGCGTTTCTCCCCTCCCCAGATCCCGGAAGCACCGGTCATCCTTGCCCTGGGAAAGGACCGGGACATCTGCCTGGAAGGCTCCCCTCAGGACACTGCTGCCGTGGGTAGAACAATTCTCCTGCAGGCAGCCGCAGGGTCCGGGCTGCACATCCTGTGCCTCGGAACAGCGTCCGAACTTGAGCTGGACGCCAGGTTCCTGCCCGGCGTCCGGCTGGCAGCACTGCCCGCTGCTTCCTCCTCGACCGTTGCTGCCGCTGCCGTCCGGCTGCGTGCCCTCCTTGCCGACCTCCCGGCGGAAGCCGCAGAAGGACCCCCCGCCTTGATGCTGTTCATCCACCGCTCCTGGGCGGAGTACGCCGGTCAGTTGCTTCAAGGCCTGCCCGAGTCCCAGCGGGCACATACGAGCATCGTCAGAAGCGGAGGCCCGCCCGCGCCGGTGACCGTGTCACTCCTGGCCGGCCGCGGAACCCTCGTGTCCGGCACCCACACCTTGAGTTTTGTCCCGGACCTGGTCCAGCGTCGAACCTTCGAGCGGCTCAGCCGGGCGCTCGCGGCGCGCCCGCGTCCGGTACCGCACCCCGCCCAGGTCGACGGACCCGGAAAGCTTCCACCCGCAGCGGCTTTCGAAGAGTTCCACGCACCGTCGGAGGAAATGCTTCTGAACGGATGGCTGCACGGGTCCCGGGGCGCCGTCGTCGGGGTGGCGGCGTCAGGTCCGGTAACCCTGGATCTGGACAAGGACGGTCCCCATTTCCTGGTGGCAGGCACTACCGGATCGGGCAAGTCCGAATTCCTGCGCACTTTCGTGGGCTCCCTGGCTGCTTCGCTTCCGCCCACTTCCTTCACCGTCCTGCTCATCGACTTCAAGGGTGGGTCCGGACTCGGCCCCCTCGCGGCGCTGCCGCATTCAGTGGGGCTCCTGACCGATTTTTCCGCCGCAAACGTGGCCCGGGCACTCGTCTCCCTGCGGGCTGAGGTCCGCCGCCGGGAGGCACTCCTGGCCGGCTCGGGAGCGGACAACCTGTCCGCCTACAATTCGGCGCGTTCCCGGAAGGGTGGACTCCCCCGGTTGCTGGTAGTGGTCGACGAGTTCCGAATGCTTGCCGATGAGGTGCCCACTGCGCTGCCCGAGCTGCTTCGGATCGCGGCCATCGGGCGCTCCCTCGGACTGCATCTCCTTTTGGCAACCCAACGGCCGCAGGGAGCCATCACCACCGACATAAGGGCGAACCTGTCCACGAGCATTGCCCTGCGTGTCCAGTCCGCTGCAGAGTCCCGCGACGTCATCAATACCGATTCCGCAGCAGCCATCCCTCCGGACCTTCCGGGACGGGCATTCCTGAGCCGGGGCGGCCGCCCGCCGAACGCATTCCAAAGCCTTTCGACCTCCCTGTGCGGCGGCACCGGCGAAAGCCTGCTGATGGAGCTGCATGAATACCTCGCATCCGCCGGAAGCGGGTCCGCAACGGAGGCCACCGGGGATCCGGACGCCCTGAAGCGGATGGTTTCGGCTATCCGGGCGGCCGCGGACAGCGGGAAGTATCCGGCTCCCTTCAGCCCCGTGCAGCCCCCACTCCCCTCGGCCCTGACCACGGACCTCCTCACCCGCAGCATTGCGGACAGGCCCGAACCCCTGCCTCAGGGGCTCGTACTCGGCCTGCTGGACGAACCTGAAAAACAGCGCCGTCGGCTCCTGGACTGGCACCCCGGCAGGGACTCACATTTGGCGCTGCTCGGTGCCGCCAGGTCGGGGGCGCCGGATTCCCTCGGCCTCGTCGCTGCGAAGCACCTCACCGAACTGCCCGGAAGGCATATATACGTTTTGGACGCGGACGGCAGTCTTGCCTGGCTCGCCGCAGTAGATCAAACCGGTGCCTATGTCGTCCCCCAGGACATCCGGCGTGCTGAAAGGGTACTTGCCTACCTCGCCGCCGAACTCCTGCAGCGCCTGACGCCCACAGTATCGCCGACAGCGCCCCGGGCAACCGGGGTGACCGGCGGGACCACCCCGGGAATGACGCTCATCATCACCGGTTGGGCCCGTTGGTGCGCTTCCTTCCGCTCCGGCCGCGGGATGTCCGGCGAAGATGACCTGGCCGACCTCATCCGGGACGGGGAACGCGCCGACATCTGCGTAGTCCTCGCAGGCGACCGGGAAGTCCTCAATGCCCGTTTCTTTCCACTTGTCCCCAACCGCATGTTCTTCCCGGCGGACGCGAGTGCCGAGACACTGCTGGCCTGGCCCCGGCTTCCACCCATGGATCGGGTAAGGCAGCGGGCGCTGGTACAGGGAAGATGCGGAACCGCCGAAGGCCTGTCAGCGCAGCTGCTCGTTCCGGAGGTACCGCTTCATCCGGAGCAGTGGCTCCCGCTGCCGCCCGGCATTGAGCGGCCCCACCGCATCGAAAGCCTGCCCGCGTTTGTTCTGCCGGAGGCTCTGGGCCCGCCTGCGTCGGCTGACTGGCTGCCCGTGGGGGTATCCGGAGACGAGTTGGAGACCGCCGCAGTTCGGATACCGTCCGGCTCGGTGTACCTCGTCGCGGGTCCGCGCGGCTCGGGCCGGAGTTCTTTCCTACGCCAGCTTCAACGGTCTGCGGACCCCGCACTGGAATGCCGGCTCGTGTCGGGGCCCGAGGAGATGGATCGGGCCGCCGCCATACTGGATCAGCCGGGAAACGAGCTGAGCCGCTTCCTGGTCCTGGTTGACGACGCAGATTTCCTCCCGGCGTCCTTTCACCAAAAACTGGCGGAGTTGCAGAACCGTGGCGCCCGGCTCGTCCTGGTGGCTGCGCCCGGGCATCAACTGACAATGCGCGTCCCGCTGGCCCTGCAGATCCGTTCAGCTCCGCGCGGAGCACTGCTTCGACCCGAAGCCCCGTCAGATGGAGACATCTTTGGAATTCGGATTGAGCCGGGCACCCGCCGTCCGCCCGGGAGATGCTACCTGGTTGCGGGAACGGAGGTATTGGAGGCACAGGCCGCATACGCACCGGCCGGTTGA
- a CDS encoding WhiB family transcriptional regulator: protein MDWRSRAACLDKDPELFFPVGNTGPALLQIEEAKSVCRRCPVIDTCLQWAIETGQDAGVWGGMSEDERRALKRRAARARRAS from the coding sequence ATGGATTGGCGGAGCCGCGCAGCTTGCCTGGATAAAGATCCGGAGCTTTTCTTTCCCGTGGGCAATACCGGCCCGGCTCTTCTTCAGATTGAAGAAGCCAAGAGTGTCTGTCGCCGCTGCCCGGTGATTGACACCTGCCTGCAGTGGGCAATCGAGACCGGCCAGGACGCCGGCGTATGGGGCGGTATGAGCGAAGACGAACGCCGCGCGTTGAAGCGTCGCGCAGCCCGCGCCCGCCGCGCCTCCTAA
- a CDS encoding sensor histidine kinase has product MAIFTDPIKDHADFGPGDAEWLHLLVGDWQLVADLAFADLALWFPVPDGGYVALAHARPSTSHTVFHSDFVGERIRADLHPLVDAAWRSQHIERSSETSWTAETAMRVEAIPFVRNGRTLAVVTSHMDLSSSRMPSRLELTYRQCAYDLLRMGTLGLWPDFATPTGSRRGAPRVGDGLIRLDAEGIVQYASPNGVSAFRRLGDMETLEGRSLAEITTALLKDRRMVDETLPLVVTGRMPWRTEIESRGVSLSLRAIPLRDEKERFGALVLCRDVSELRRREMELVSKDATIREIHHRVKNNLQTVAALLRMQSRRMESDEGKLGLAQAMRRVSTIALVHETLSQGLTQNVDFDELIDRQFRLSAEVASPTQEVRTRREGSFGELPSDLATPLALVINELVTNAVEHGLAGRRGTVGLAAQRHGEAGREERLTVTVTDDGVGLPPGPRREGLGLQIVRTLVQSELDGTIEWSAGESGGTEVRIEMGLDTEYRRT; this is encoded by the coding sequence GTGGCAATCTTTACCGATCCGATCAAGGACCATGCGGACTTCGGCCCCGGCGATGCCGAATGGCTGCACCTGCTGGTGGGGGACTGGCAGCTTGTTGCCGATCTCGCGTTCGCCGACCTGGCCCTGTGGTTCCCCGTGCCCGACGGCGGCTACGTGGCGCTGGCTCATGCCCGCCCGTCGACGTCGCATACGGTGTTCCACAGCGACTTTGTCGGCGAACGCATCCGCGCGGACCTGCACCCGCTGGTAGACGCTGCCTGGCGAAGCCAGCACATTGAGCGGTCCAGCGAAACCAGTTGGACCGCTGAAACGGCCATGCGGGTCGAGGCGATTCCGTTCGTCCGCAACGGCCGTACCCTGGCCGTGGTGACCTCGCACATGGACCTGTCCAGCTCGCGGATGCCCTCACGCCTGGAACTGACCTACCGGCAATGTGCCTACGACCTGCTGCGAATGGGAACGCTGGGCCTCTGGCCCGACTTCGCCACGCCCACCGGGTCGCGCCGGGGTGCTCCCCGCGTGGGTGACGGGTTGATCCGGCTCGATGCCGAAGGGATTGTGCAGTACGCCAGTCCTAACGGAGTCTCCGCCTTCCGTCGGCTTGGCGACATGGAAACGCTCGAGGGGCGTTCCCTCGCGGAGATCACCACGGCGCTGCTTAAGGACCGCCGGATGGTTGATGAAACGCTGCCTCTGGTGGTCACCGGGCGGATGCCGTGGCGGACCGAAATCGAGTCCCGCGGCGTCAGCCTCTCCCTGCGCGCCATCCCGCTGCGGGACGAAAAGGAACGTTTCGGTGCCCTGGTGCTGTGCCGCGATGTCTCCGAACTGCGCCGCCGGGAGATGGAACTGGTGTCGAAGGACGCCACCATCCGCGAAATCCACCACCGGGTGAAGAACAACCTCCAGACCGTTGCGGCGTTGCTGCGGATGCAGTCACGGCGGATGGAGAGCGATGAAGGGAAGCTGGGCCTTGCCCAGGCCATGCGCCGCGTGTCCACCATCGCCCTGGTGCACGAGACCCTGTCCCAGGGCCTGACACAGAATGTGGACTTTGATGAGCTGATCGACCGCCAGTTCCGGCTGTCCGCCGAAGTCGCCTCACCCACGCAGGAGGTGCGGACCCGCCGCGAAGGATCCTTCGGCGAGCTCCCGAGCGACCTGGCCACTCCGCTGGCCCTGGTCATCAACGAACTCGTGACCAACGCCGTCGAACACGGGCTGGCAGGCCGTCGCGGCACCGTCGGGCTGGCTGCGCAGCGGCACGGCGAAGCCGGCCGCGAGGAACGGCTCACCGTGACGGTGACCGACGACGGCGTGGGCCTGCCGCCCGGACCGCGGCGGGAGGGGCTGGGACTGCAGATTGTCCGGACCCTGGTCCAAAGCGAACTGGACGGCACCATCGAGTGGTCCGCAGGGGAAAGCGGAGGCACGGAAGTCCGGATCGAGATGGGCCTGGATACCGAGTACCGGCGTACCTGA